The following are encoded together in the Apus apus isolate bApuApu2 chromosome 7, bApuApu2.pri.cur, whole genome shotgun sequence genome:
- the LOC127387430 gene encoding E3 ubiquitin-protein ligase RNF170-like encodes MVHTVDSAETVAEISRNVSVWHYPGLGFSKEPLQIWQPSNHGDFSCPICLQTATLPVETNCGHLFCGSCLIMYWKHSPWLAAITCPLCRQKVVLLDNISCDKPNKQTAHDIRNYNKRFSGQPRPFADYLYDMPLFLTLALRGIFTCSGLVWIFFLRVAVCSFGKIICLSPPFDTKPAPLCRTLGTADDMVVVSLLLICMINICQQIASTGVNAARSAAPSRLQSPD; translated from the exons ATGGTACATACTGTAGATAGTGCAGAGACGGTGGCTGAGATCAGT AGGAATG TATCAGTATGGCACTATCCAGGCCTCGGGTTTTCAAAG GAGCCACTCCAAATTTGGCAACCTAGTAACCACGGTGACTTCAGCTGCCCCATCTGTCTTCAGACAGCTACTCTCCCTGTAGAAACCAACTGTGGACATTTGTTCTGTG GTTCCTGTCTGATCATGTACTGGAAACATAGTCCCTGGTTAGCAGCAATAACCTGCCCTCTCTGCAGACAAAAG GTGGTTCTTTTGGATAACATCTCTTGTGATAAGCCAAATAAACAAACGGCACATGACATTAGAAACTACAACAAGCGTTTCTCAGGACAACCTCGACCT TTTGCAGATTACCTCTATGACATGCCGTTATTCCTGACTCTTGCCTTGAGAGGAATCTTCACCTGCAGTGGTCttgtatggatttttttcctaagagtTGCTGTTTGCTCCTTTGGAAAAATCATATGCCTGTCTCCTCCATTTGACACAAAGCCTGCACCTCTCTGCAGGACACTTGGAACAGCTGATGACATGGTGGttgtttcccttcttttaaTTTGCATGATAAACATTTGTCAGCAAATTGCATCTACTGGGGTAAATGCGGCGAGGTCTGCAGCTCCGAGCAGGCTTCAGAGTCCTGACTGA